TATGCAGGAACTGTAATTACAGCTTCTTTAACAGTTTCACCTAGGTAGCTTTCAGCATCTTTTTTTAATTTTTTTAATATCATAGCAGATATTTCTTGTGGAGTGTAACTTTTTCCATGTATATCTACCTTATGATCTGATCCCATATGTGTTTTAATTGAAATTACTGTTTGTTTTGGTTCTGTTATTGCCTTTCTTTTAGCTGTAGATCCTACTATAATTTCACCATTAGATTCAATAGATACTACTGATGGAGTAGTTCTTTCTCCCTCAGAGTTTGGTATTATTGTAAATGTTCCACCTTCCATAACTGATACACATGAATTCGTTGTTCCTAAATCTATTCCTATTATTTTACTCATATTATTTTCCTCCTAGTTTTTATTTTCTTCTTCATTATTTTTTATTTCTTCAATCTTGTTTATTACAACCATTGCAGGTCTTATTACTTTCCCTTTAAGCTTATATCCTTTTTGAAGTACCATTAATACTTCATTATTAGCTTTTTCTTCATTAGATATAACCTGAACGGCATGTTGTTCATAAGGATTATATTCTTTTTCTAATGCTTCTATTTCTGTAACACCTTCATTAGTTAGCATCTCAGAAAAATTCTTAATAGTCATTTCTAATCCTTCTACAAGTTTGTTGTAATCTTCTGTAGAACGAGAAGCTTCTATTCCTCTTTCTAAGTTGTCCAAGTTTTCTAATACCTTTAATATTATATCTTTTGAAGCATATTCCTTATATTCCTGTAATTCCTTTTCTTTTCTTTTAGAAAAATTTTGAAATTCTGCAAGCTTTAATGCATAAGCTTTTTTATAGTCCTCTAATTCTGCATTGAGTTTCTCTATTATTACATCAGTTTCTTCAATATTTTCCGTTTCCTTTAATTCCTCTTCTTTAATTTCTTCTGACATTTCATCTCCTAATCTTTGTAACCTATAAATTTATTTTGATAATTTTGATTTAACATTTTCTTTAACATATCTATTACTAAATCAAGTAAAGCTAGTGTTTTAGAATAATCTATTCTAGTTTGAGCAATAAGCCCTAAAACTCCCTTATCTT
The genomic region above belongs to Streptobacillus moniliformis DSM 12112 and contains:
- a CDS encoding nucleotide exchange factor GrpE, coding for MSEEIKEEELKETENIEETDVIIEKLNAELEDYKKAYALKLAEFQNFSKRKEKELQEYKEYASKDIILKVLENLDNLERGIEASRSTEDYNKLVEGLEMTIKNFSEMLTNEGVTEIEALEKEYNPYEQHAVQVISNEEKANNEVLMVLQKGYKLKGKVIRPAMVVINKIEEIKNNEEENKN